From the genome of Triticum aestivum cultivar Chinese Spring chromosome 3B, IWGSC CS RefSeq v2.1, whole genome shotgun sequence, one region includes:
- the LOC123067428 gene encoding RING-H2 finger protein ATL39-like translates to MSSYIRPFQPGEAVAPCCSTTTLLSALAASFACCFFLVVIFLCLRFLHLRRTRRHSAQPLQGQPQAPQPKHGLDAATIALFPSFPYRRDSSASAPDECAVCLSAVDEGETVRQLPSCKHLFHQECVDVWLLSNASCPVCRGKVERAAGAAADQRERAAASAAVVPIEMMDDETLSPSPSTSEPSVPERPGWFGRASGSRSGQETDLERQ, encoded by the coding sequence ATGTCCTCATACATCAGGCCATTTCAGCCCGGAGAGGCCGTGGCTCCGTGCTGCAGCACAACGACGCTGCTCAGCGCGTTGGCGGCATCCTTCGCCTGCTGCTtcttcctcgtcgtcatcttcctcTGCCTGCGCTTCCTCCACCTTCGCCGCACGCGGCGCCACAGCGCACAGCCCCTGCAAGGGCAGCCCCAGGCCCCACAGCCGAAGCACGGCCTCGACGCCGCCACCATCGCGCTCTTCCCGTCCTTTCCGTACCGGCGGGACAGCTCGGCATCGGCGCCGGACGAGTGCGCCGTGTGCCTCAGCGCGGTCGACGAGGGGGAGACGGTGAGGCAGCTCCCGAGCTGCAAGCACCTGTTCCACCAAGAGTGCGTCGACGTCTGGCTCCTCTCCAACGCGTCGTGCCCGGTCTGCCGTGGGAAGGTCGAGCGGGCCGCGGGCGCCGCCGCCGATCAGCGCGAGAGAGCCGCGGCATCAGCAGCCGTCGTGCCAATTGAGATGATGGACGATGAAACGCTGTCTCCGTCGCCGTCGACGTCAGAGCCGTCCGTGCCGGAGCGGCCGGGCTGGTTTGGGCGAGCCTCCGGCTCCCGCTCCGGCCAGGAAACGGACTTGGAGCGGCAATAG